In Centropristis striata isolate RG_2023a ecotype Rhode Island chromosome 5, C.striata_1.0, whole genome shotgun sequence, a single genomic region encodes these proteins:
- the LOC131971224 gene encoding putative C-type lectin domain family 20 member A, with amino-acid sequence MLVVLLLLMAAPGLCVLRRYHFIFDLKTFTEAQSYCREKYTDLATIESMEDVEILNSMAETAGVSAPWLGLYDDDDLMWRWSLSDTSFYTHGKEEFRQWGAGEPSNGGSGEHCTVIDGYGQWLDTSCTDNIQAVCSDVRGLDVTFVLTDDSMTWTEAQSYCREHHTDLASVRDMTENQKVQELVPAGGYVWIGLFRDSWKWSDGSSSSFRYWIAGQPNSDNQDCAAADFTSSGGWWDGNCEQKYPFICYSQVTSKLVIRLRLQRKSSSLDLNDPAVMEAMLKQLQQKLKDQGLNDDVRLSFRKQSDGKVFHKEKKKTGSRKDEL; translated from the exons atgtTGGTAGTTCTTCTGCTCCTCATGGCTGCACCAG gcctgtgtgtTCTACGTCGGTACCATTTCATTTTTGACCTGAAgacttttactgaagcacaaagttactgcagagagaaatacacagacctggccactatAGAGAGCATGGAGGATGTGGAGATCCTGAACAGTAtggcagaaacagcaggagtgtct GCACCCTGGCTCGGGCTGTACGATGACGATGACTTGATGTGGAGGtggtcactgtcagacacaagtTTCTACACACACGGGAAGGAGGAGTTCAGACAATGGGGTGCTGGAGAACCAAGCAATGGAGGAAGTGGAGAACACTGCACAGTGATTGATGGTTATGGACAATGGTTAGATACCAGCTGCACAGACAACATTCAGGCAGTCTGCTCTGATGTCAGAG GGCTGGATGTGACATTTGTCCTCACTGACGACTCAATGACCTGGACTgaggcccagagctactgcagagaacaccacacagacctggccagtgtgagagACATGACAGAGAACCAGAAGGTCCAGGAGCTGGTTCCAGCAGGAGGATATGTCTGGATCGGCCTgttcagagactcctggaagtggtccGATGGAAGTAGCTCCTCCTTCAGATACTGGATAGCAGGGCAACCTAACAGTGACAATCAGgattgtgcagcagcagatttcaCATCCTCTGGAGGATGGTGGGACGGGAACTGTGAACAGAAGTATCCATTCATCTGCTACAGTCAAG TCACTTCAAAGCTAGTGATCAGACTGAGGCTGCAGAGGAAGAGCTCCTCTCTGGATCTGAATGACCCTGCTGTGATGGAGGCAATGCTGAAGCAG ctccaacagaagctgaaggaccagggGCTGAATGACGACGTCAGACTGAGCTTTAGGAAGCAGTCAGATGGAAAAGTCttccacaaggagaagaagaagacgggGAGCAGAAAGGACGAGCTTTAA